The Halocalculus aciditolerans genome includes a window with the following:
- a CDS encoding DUF4238 domain-containing protein produces the protein MVEYKNQHYVPRFYLRNFSDDSQNIWLYNMQANREFTEPISRVCARDYFYSDETDVEKEIGSIESELSKGLGELLAIQSVSQFQTEKELKPDWLRVLQFLTFQEARTALSKEEIEQDGEVMFETFVRAGIEAGELDPELLEEVREGNVWLEHEQSPQLLPMLYQLHCAPLLADLWGTLLVNKTGTELVTSDHPVVRHNPYFLGEGHPQEIGLQSRGLQIYCPLTSHHYLLLHDPECYEIECSSEGVREIYDTAIINELNKLQIVNCDNNVFYGTEGRQEEMDCLWEQLEEVADTNRDDRGTVRTEEGIGVYTQISAPRFCPELPFVEKESNVEYQRERVEGALEEQEEFWEEQFGGLV, from the coding sequence ATGGTTGAGTACAAGAACCAACATTATGTTCCCCGCTTCTACCTGAGGAATTTCTCTGATGATAGTCAGAATATCTGGCTGTACAATATGCAGGCGAACAGAGAATTCACAGAGCCGATATCGAGGGTTTGTGCCCGCGACTATTTCTATAGTGACGAGACAGACGTTGAGAAGGAAATAGGATCGATTGAAAGTGAACTGTCAAAGGGGCTGGGAGAACTGCTAGCAATTCAGTCTGTATCCCAATTCCAGACAGAGAAGGAATTGAAACCCGATTGGCTCCGAGTGCTTCAATTTCTGACATTTCAGGAGGCACGTACTGCTCTCTCGAAAGAGGAGATCGAACAGGATGGTGAAGTAATGTTTGAGACGTTTGTCAGAGCGGGTATTGAAGCTGGAGAGCTAGATCCGGAACTTCTGGAAGAGGTTAGAGAGGGGAACGTATGGTTAGAGCATGAACAGAGTCCGCAACTGCTCCCAATGCTCTACCAGCTACATTGCGCACCACTTCTAGCAGATCTTTGGGGGACATTGCTTGTGAATAAAACAGGCACCGAGCTGGTGACAAGTGACCACCCTGTTGTTCGCCACAATCCCTATTTTCTCGGGGAAGGCCATCCACAGGAAATCGGATTGCAGAGCAGAGGACTCCAGATCTACTGTCCACTCACCAGCCACCATTATCTCCTACTTCATGATCCGGAATGTTATGAAATCGAATGTAGTTCGGAAGGGGTGCGGGAGATTTATGATACAGCGATAATTAATGAGTTGAATAAGCTACAGATTGTTAATTGTGACAATAATGTCTTCTATGGTACAGAAGGACGACAAGAGGAGATGGATTGTCTGTGGGAGCAGCTCGAAGAGGTCGCAGACACAAACCGAGACGACCGAGGAACGGTTCGGACGGAGGAAGGTATCGGGGTGTACACTCAGATATCGGCTCCCCGGTTTTGTCCTGAATTACCATTTGTCGAGAAAGAATCGAATGTCGAATACCAGCGAGAAAGAGTCGAGGGTGCTCTTGAGGAACAAGAAGAATTCTGGGAGGAGCAATTTGGAGGTCTTGTCTAA